One window from the genome of Paracoccus zhejiangensis encodes:
- a CDS encoding quinoprotein dehydrogenase-associated SoxYZ-like carrier encodes MRPFLTLAFLALATPALAEDNPLQPSATWDDLRESVVGLTAEPPVDPAVFDLTAPIRANDAALVPIHITQPAGGAAITDLTVVIDENPAPVAAEYSFGPALMPLDFEVRMRVNAYSDVRGIATTEGGDTVMAGRFVKASGGCSAPAGKDMAAVAETMGQMRWKSVAEEGRTIGTLMIRHPNFSGLQRDQVTLLNIPAHFIDKLEVRQGEELLFTMSAGISVSEDPVFRFGYEPNGQPISVHVEDTEGQVWDQVFDAAG; translated from the coding sequence ATGCGACCCTTTCTGACCCTGGCCTTCCTCGCGCTGGCCACCCCGGCACTGGCCGAGGACAACCCGCTGCAACCCTCGGCCACATGGGACGATCTGCGCGAAAGCGTCGTCGGCCTGACGGCCGAGCCGCCCGTCGATCCGGCGGTGTTCGACCTGACCGCGCCGATCCGCGCCAATGACGCGGCGCTGGTGCCGATCCACATCACCCAGCCCGCAGGCGGCGCGGCGATCACCGACCTGACCGTTGTGATCGACGAGAACCCGGCCCCGGTCGCCGCCGAATACAGTTTTGGCCCGGCGCTGATGCCGCTCGATTTCGAGGTGCGGATGCGGGTGAACGCCTATTCCGACGTGCGCGGCATTGCCACCACCGAGGGCGGCGACACGGTCATGGCCGGGCGCTTCGTGAAAGCCTCTGGCGGCTGTTCGGCCCCGGCGGGCAAGGACATGGCGGCGGTGGCCGAGACGATGGGCCAAATGCGCTGGAAATCGGTCGCCGAGGAGGGCCGCACCATCGGCACGCTGATGATCCGCCATCCGAACTTCTCGGGCCTGCAGCGCGACCAAGTGACGCTGCTGAACATCCCCGCACATTTCATCGACAAGCTCGAGGTGCGGCAGGGCGAGGAGCTGCTGTTCACCATGTCGGCGGGCATTTCGGTCAGCGAGGACCCGGTTTTCCGCTTTGGCTATGAGCCGAATGGCCAGCCGATCTCGGTCCATGTCGAGGATACTGAAGGGCAGGTCTGGGACCAGGTCTTCGACGCCGCCGGCTGA
- the pqqC gene encoding pyrroloquinoline-quinone synthase PqqC, whose product MKDLPQQAQSRADFEARLRAIGAERYHDRHPFHARLHGGACTPDEVRAWVINRWMYQSHIPMKDAAFLSRVEDPDLRRVWRKRIEDHDGGVTEGGGIRRWLALAQAVGLSPDYVASGVGIMPATRFAVEAYVRFVRDMPLLDAVAASLTELFAPRIHAQRIEGLLAHYDFADDSSLAYFKKRLTEAPEDVAFGLDYVLTHADTLEKQDAAAAALTFKTDVLWAQLDALWHGYVEGHIPPGAWQPGEGMA is encoded by the coding sequence ATGAAAGACCTTCCGCAGCAGGCGCAGAGCCGCGCCGATTTCGAGGCAAGGCTGCGCGCCATCGGCGCGGAACGCTATCACGACCGCCACCCGTTCCACGCAAGGCTGCATGGCGGTGCCTGCACGCCCGACGAGGTCCGGGCATGGGTCATCAATCGCTGGATGTACCAGTCGCACATTCCAATGAAGGATGCGGCCTTCCTGTCGCGGGTCGAGGATCCCGACCTGCGCCGCGTCTGGCGCAAGCGGATCGAGGATCACGATGGCGGCGTGACCGAGGGCGGTGGCATCCGCCGCTGGCTGGCTTTGGCGCAGGCCGTGGGGCTGAGCCCGGATTACGTCGCCTCGGGCGTGGGCATCATGCCGGCGACCCGCTTCGCGGTCGAGGCCTATGTCCGCTTCGTCCGTGACATGCCACTGCTCGACGCCGTGGCCGCCAGCCTGACCGAGCTTTTCGCCCCCAGGATCCACGCGCAGCGGATCGAGGGCCTGCTGGCTCATTACGATTTCGCCGATGACAGCAGCCTCGCCTATTTCAAGAAGCGGCTGACCGAGGCGCCCGAGGATGTGGCCTTCGGTCTCGACTATGTCCTGACCCATGCCGACACGCTGGAGAAACAAGATGCCGCCGCCGCCGCGCTGACCTTCAAGACCGATGTGCTCTGGGCGCAGTTGGATGCCCTCTGGCATGGCTATGTCGAAGGCCATATCCCACCCGGCGCATGGCAGCCCGGCGAGGGCATGGCATGA
- the pqqD gene encoding pyrroloquinoline quinone biosynthesis peptide chaperone PqqD, with amino-acid sequence MTPLIAPDQVPYLPRGVRLADDRVRGLRILQAPERAMQLDQIGDAILSELDGARSMGQIARDLASRYNAPEDQIAGDICDFLTGLIERRMVFVKDAP; translated from the coding sequence ATGACCCCGCTGATCGCGCCCGACCAGGTGCCCTACCTGCCGCGCGGGGTGAGGCTGGCCGATGACCGGGTGCGGGGTCTGCGCATCCTTCAGGCACCGGAGCGCGCGATGCAGCTTGACCAGATCGGCGATGCCATCCTGTCGGAACTCGACGGTGCGCGCAGCATGGGCCAGATCGCCCGCGACCTCGCCAGCCGATACAACGCGCCGGAGGATCAGATCGCCGGTGATATTTGCGACTTCCTGACCGGCCTGATCGAACGCCGCATGGTCTTCGTGAAGGACGCGCCATGA
- the pqqE gene encoding pyrroloquinoline quinone biosynthesis protein PqqE, which yields MKDLPAQPRDLDGNPVTPRAPMAMLAEVTHRCPLACPYCSNPVELTRAGGELSPADWARVFREAADLGVLQVHISGGEPGARRDLAEIVAGARDAGLYVNLITSGIGITRARLEELDSAGVEHVQLSLQGIRPDMADRISGHPGSWDKKMAFADWVTEIGFPLTINAVVHRQNMERLPEMIDLAERLGARRIEVATVQFHGWADLNRAALMPTREQAAFARQVVNDARLRLRGRMVIDYVPADHHAIYPKACMGGWGSTGLNVTPDGTVLPCHAAQSIKGMAFETVRERSLAEIWSLSDSFNAFRGTAWMPEPCQTCERKTVDFGGCRCQAMALAGDARATDPVCSKSPLHEQVVARAEADAASPTEALIYRRMTKGG from the coding sequence ATGAAGGACCTGCCCGCCCAGCCCCGCGACCTTGACGGCAATCCCGTCACACCTCGCGCGCCCATGGCCATGCTGGCCGAGGTGACGCACCGCTGCCCGCTGGCCTGCCCCTATTGCTCGAACCCGGTGGAACTGACCCGCGCCGGTGGCGAGCTGTCGCCCGCCGACTGGGCGCGAGTGTTCCGCGAGGCCGCCGATCTGGGCGTCTTGCAGGTCCATATCTCGGGCGGAGAACCCGGCGCGCGGCGCGATCTGGCAGAGATCGTCGCGGGGGCGCGGGATGCCGGGCTTTATGTGAACCTCATCACCTCGGGCATCGGCATCACCCGCGCGCGGCTGGAGGAGCTGGACAGCGCGGGGGTCGAGCATGTGCAACTGTCCCTGCAGGGTATCCGCCCCGACATGGCCGACCGGATCAGCGGCCATCCGGGATCTTGGGACAAGAAGATGGCCTTTGCCGACTGGGTCACCGAGATCGGCTTTCCGCTGACCATCAATGCCGTCGTCCATCGCCAGAACATGGAACGCCTGCCCGAGATGATCGATCTGGCCGAGCGTCTGGGCGCAAGGCGGATCGAGGTGGCGACGGTGCAGTTCCATGGCTGGGCCGATCTGAACCGCGCCGCGCTGATGCCCACCCGCGAACAGGCCGCATTCGCGCGGCAGGTGGTGAATGACGCGCGCCTGCGCCTCAGGGGCCGCATGGTCATCGATTACGTCCCCGCCGATCACCACGCCATCTATCCCAAGGCCTGCATGGGCGGCTGGGGCTCGACCGGGCTGAACGTCACGCCCGACGGCACGGTGCTGCCCTGCCATGCGGCGCAGTCGATCAAGGGCATGGCCTTCGAGACCGTGCGCGAGCGCAGCCTTGCCGAGATCTGGAGCCTCTCGGACAGCTTCAACGCCTTCCGCGGCACGGCATGGATGCCCGAGCCATGCCAGACATGTGAGCGGAAAACCGTGGATTTTGGCGGCTGTCGGTGTCAGGCTATGGCATTGGCGGGCGATGCGCGGGCAACTGATCCGGTCTGCTCGAAATCGCCGCTGCACGAACAGGTCGTCGCCCGGGCCGAGGCGGATGCCGCCAGCCCGACCGAGGCGCTGATCTATCGCCGCATGACGAAAGGAGGTTGA